One segment of Planctomycetota bacterium DNA contains the following:
- a CDS encoding PSD1 and planctomycete cytochrome C domain-containing protein, with amino-acid sequence MKPAAALVAAVLFGGSAVPQEEAFDREGVEFFEKKIRPVFVEKCFSCHSARQGKRKGGLSLDTRAEILRGGDRGPAVRPGDPEASPLIQAIRYADEDFQMPPRGRLPASVVADFEAWVRRGAPDPRSGTVEAGPAAAAPRKDLWSLGPLRAGSPPEVRRADWVRTPVDRFVLARLEEAGLAPNGPADRRRWIRRLSFGLLGLPPSPEEVERFVHDPAPDALERLVDRLLASPHYGERWGRFWLDAARFAESHGFEQDYDREHAWPYRDFVIRAFNEDLPFDRFVAWQIAGDELAPDNPWAWAATGFLGAGAFPTQLTEAEFESARYDELDNMVSTLGSAMLGLSIGCARCHDHKYDPIPTAEYYRLAAIFTRTIRSHVELDLGLEAPPGAAARPGPRPVLVTTEGLKPLKHHADERGFPHFYPETYVLARGDVQRKQGVAVPGFLGVLSRAPEGEGRWLRPPPPGARTPHRRAGLARWITDVEHGAGALLARVIVNRLWHHHFGRGLVATPNDFGAQGEPPSHPELLEWLAAELVRGGWRLKPIQKLLVTSAVYLQSSDADPARDRADPANRLLGRREVRRLEAEAIRDALLATAGLLDRRMYGPGTLDEGMTRRSVYFFVKRSRLIPMMQVFDAPEPLLSAGSRPTTTVAPQALLFLNSPHVRRWAAAFGARLAEEATPEAVAERGYRLALARAPTPAERAAAAEFLRAQEDSYRREGVPAAGAAARARTDFAHALFCLNEFVYVD; translated from the coding sequence TCTCGTCGCGGCGGTCCTTTTCGGCGGTTCCGCGGTCCCGCAGGAGGAGGCCTTCGACCGCGAGGGAGTCGAGTTTTTCGAGAAGAAGATCCGGCCCGTCTTCGTCGAGAAGTGCTTCTCCTGTCACAGCGCCCGGCAGGGCAAGCGCAAGGGGGGGCTCTCCCTGGACACCCGCGCGGAGATTCTCCGGGGAGGAGACCGGGGGCCGGCCGTCCGTCCCGGCGATCCCGAAGCGAGCCCTCTGATCCAGGCGATCCGGTACGCGGACGAGGACTTTCAGATGCCGCCCCGCGGCCGCCTGCCGGCGTCCGTGGTGGCCGACTTCGAGGCGTGGGTGCGCCGCGGGGCTCCGGATCCGCGGTCCGGCACGGTCGAAGCGGGTCCCGCGGCGGCGGCTCCGCGCAAGGATCTCTGGTCTCTGGGCCCGTTGCGCGCGGGGTCGCCTCCGGAGGTCCGCCGCGCCGACTGGGTCCGCACGCCCGTGGATCGCTTCGTCCTGGCGCGTCTGGAGGAGGCGGGGCTGGCTCCGAACGGCCCGGCCGATCGGCGCCGCTGGATCCGCCGGCTCTCGTTCGGGCTTCTGGGGCTCCCGCCTTCGCCGGAGGAGGTCGAGCGCTTCGTCCACGACCCCGCGCCGGACGCCCTCGAGCGCCTGGTGGACCGGCTTCTGGCGAGCCCGCACTACGGCGAACGCTGGGGGCGGTTTTGGCTCGATGCCGCCCGCTTCGCCGAAAGCCACGGCTTCGAGCAGGACTACGACCGCGAGCACGCCTGGCCGTACCGCGATTTCGTCATCCGGGCCTTCAACGAGGACCTTCCCTTCGACCGATTCGTGGCCTGGCAGATCGCCGGAGACGAGCTGGCGCCGGACAACCCCTGGGCCTGGGCCGCGACCGGCTTTCTCGGCGCCGGCGCCTTCCCCACGCAGCTGACGGAAGCCGAGTTCGAGTCCGCCCGGTACGACGAGCTGGACAACATGGTCTCGACTCTCGGCTCGGCCATGCTCGGCCTGAGCATCGGCTGCGCCCGCTGTCACGACCACAAGTACGATCCGATTCCCACGGCGGAGTACTACCGGCTGGCGGCGATCTTTACGAGGACGATCCGCAGCCATGTGGAACTCGATCTGGGCCTGGAGGCTCCGCCGGGGGCCGCCGCCCGGCCGGGCCCGCGTCCGGTTCTCGTGACGACCGAAGGCCTCAAACCGCTCAAGCATCACGCCGACGAGCGGGGCTTCCCGCACTTCTATCCGGAGACGTACGTGCTGGCGCGGGGGGATGTTCAGCGCAAGCAGGGGGTCGCCGTTCCGGGTTTCCTCGGCGTCCTGAGCCGTGCTCCGGAAGGGGAAGGGCGCTGGCTGCGTCCGCCTCCGCCGGGGGCGCGGACGCCGCACCGTCGCGCCGGTCTGGCGCGGTGGATCACGGACGTGGAACACGGCGCGGGGGCGCTTCTGGCGCGCGTGATCGTCAACCGCCTCTGGCACCACCATTTCGGGCGCGGGCTCGTGGCCACTCCGAACGACTTCGGCGCCCAGGGAGAGCCGCCGTCCCATCCGGAGCTTCTCGAGTGGCTGGCCGCGGAGCTGGTCCGCGGCGGCTGGCGGCTCAAGCCGATTCAGAAGCTCCTCGTCACCAGCGCCGTTTATCTTCAGAGCTCCGATGCCGATCCGGCCCGGGACCGGGCCGATCCCGCCAACCGGCTTCTCGGGCGCCGCGAGGTGCGCCGGCTGGAGGCCGAGGCCATCCGGGACGCGCTTCTGGCCACGGCCGGGCTGCTCGACCGGCGGATGTACGGGCCGGGCACGCTCGACGAGGGGATGACGCGCCGGAGCGTCTACTTTTTCGTCAAGCGGAGCCGGCTGATTCCCATGATGCAGGTGTTCGACGCGCCGGAGCCGCTTCTGAGCGCCGGGAGCCGGCCGACGACGACGGTGGCCCCGCAGGCGCTTCTTTTCCTCAACAGCCCGCACGTGCGCCGCTGGGCGGCGGCGTTCGGGGCGCGCCTGGCGGAGGAGGCGACCCCGGAGGCGGTCGCCGAGCGCGGCTATCGCCTGGCGCTGGCGAGGGCCCCGACCCCGGCTGAGCGCGCCGCCGCCGCGGAGTTCCTGCGGGCGCAGGAGGACTCCTACCGCCGGGAGGGCGTCCCCGCGGCCGGCGCCGCCGCGCGGGCCCGGACCGATTTCGCCCACGCGCTGTTCTGTCTGAACGAGTTCGTTTACGTGGACTGA